The sequence below is a genomic window from Oscillatoria salina IIICB1.
TTTCTCTTCCCTGGGAACCTTTATTTTTCCTTTCCTGGGGCTTGTCCCCCTTCTCCTTGCTCGAATCATTCTTAAGTCGATTACGAAGCATTTGTTGTCGCTTGCGGAGTTGTCGCTGTCTCGCCGAACCACCTTTACCTTTATCGTTGCGTCCCTGACGACGAGGCGATTCCCAGCTTTTCAATCGCTGTACCATCTTTATTCAACCTTGTACTTATCTCCATAGAAATTTTAGCAAACCTCCAGAAAGCAACAACTTTCCGGTTCTTCTTGGTGAACTGGAATGAGGAAGACGAGTTTGAGTGCGACGCGATCGCGGTTAGTTTCAGTTTGGTTGATTTAGACATCTTGCTTCTCGGTATTTGTTGGGGGAGCCTTTCAATTTCTAACTTGGAGTAGCTACTCTCTAAATAGAGTTAGCTGGGAGTAGCTCATGCAGTGGGAGATTGAGGTGGAAATTCAGTTTAGCAGGGGTTTACCAGAGGCGATCGCGCTGGAAACTGCATAACCTCAGTAGGTAAATTCTTATTAATAGATAGAGCCTATTCAATTCTCAACCAACCAGTAGCTATGCTTTCTCCTTGGAGATATTGGCGAATTCGCACAGTCAAATCTAACAGTAGCGGCTTGACGTTGGCTACAGCAAAACAATTTTTTCAGACAGAGTTTCCTGACTTATGCGAGATTCAAACATTATCACGCACACAAGAACATCACATCCAGTTGCGTTTACTATCGGAGTTTCGCACTTCTCACTCGTCACCAGACGATTTGTATCAAGCTGCACTGGCAGGACTTTGCTTGAGATGTTATGTCTCTCATAGTATTGCCCAAGCTTGTCAAACGATCGCTCATCGATTTGGCGATCGCTATAATTTTACCTGCGAAGAACTACTCCCAACTGTTTTACTCGATGATGGCAAAGAGTTGCTTATCTTGGAGCGACAAACAAATAGTCAGCTTATTTACAATCACAATGAAATTACTAATAATAGTCAAATGCAACTTTTTGCCATCGAAATTTTGGCAAGTTATCAATTAGGATCTCGCCAAGAAAGTTTATCAAATTGGGCATTTCGACTGACGAAACAAAATCAAGACCTCAAACAATTTTTGTTGGTCGAGTACGGACTAGAAATGAGTAGTCCGTGGAGTTTACTGAACAAGGTACGAGAACCACAATTAAAGTATCTTACTCAACAAGAACGTGAGATCGTAAAAAGTTTTCATGCTGTTTATCGCCGCGACTACCTTCGAAAAGCTAAAAGAGGTGGTAAATGTCCTCACCCGACATCAGCACAACTTTTAGAAATGTTAAAGCTTTTGCAAAAAAAAGAAATATTTTGGCAATCATCATCTAATTGCCCAGAGCAAAAAATCAGAGAATTTCAAGATAAAATTCAAGAAATTGCTGAGAATTTAAGAGCGGATCGAGTTACAAAAACTATAAATTATCCTCATTATCGACAGATAAAATCTCTAGAGCTATCTTCCTTAGAAGAAAATTCAACTGAATTTGAGTTTATTTGCGAAAAATCTTCAGGTAATCTTGAAGAAATATATGAGAAAATAGCTAAAGAAAATATTCGGTTTTTACTTCCTCAGCTCCTCGAGTTTGCCTTATCAAAAGCAATTGACAAGGCAATCGATAAGCAAATTTTCTCGCTCGGTAAAAGTCGTAAATATGTGTCTTTTGCAGATAAGTTTATCCCAGCACTACGACTGATTTATTGTCAAAGTAAATCTCAAAAGGAGGTAGCAGAGCAACTCCAATTTAGCAATCAATCACAACTAAGTCGCGTCTTAAATTTAAGAGGTATTCTCAGCCATGTACGAGAACAAACTACTGACATTTTTTTGTCAAGTCTTCTACAACATAGCCCGACTAAGCATTCACGAGAAGCTTTAGATAATCTCACTAAAGAAGTGGAATTTTTTTTAGATGAAGAAGTTTTTCTCGAAGCGGCTACAGAAACCCAAAAAGCTAAAAGTCGTATTTTTCAAAGTTTGTACGCTCAAAAATTACAGATATATCTTGATAAAAAAGGAACCTAAAATGTCTAAATTATTTAATGAAATATCTCAATTAAGAACATTTTTACCGGAAGTTATTCCTTTAGAAGCAGAAGATTACGAACAAGCAATCAATAAGAGCGAAACTGGAGAGAATGAAGAATCTCAGTGGCAAATTTATACTCATGTTTTAGCTACATTAGCTTTTGTAAGATGGCTCAAAGAAAGATTTGGCAAAGGTTCAGTCGATAATTGTTCTATTTTTCAACCAGAAAAAGCTAAAACTCTTGAAGCTGTATATAATTTACAAGTTGGAGAATTTAAATTATGTCTAATTTTAGCAGAAAATATCCTAAATGAAGAAATGATTTTGCTGCCAAAGTTAGTAATTGATGACTTCGATATGGCGGCTCATTTTTATGTAGTTATGGCAATTGACGAAGAACACGAAGAGGCGATCGTTAAAGGAAGTATCGATTATCAAAAATTAATTGATTATTGGCATAAAAAAATAATTATTACCGACAATGATTACTATCATTTGCCATTAAATTTGCTAGATTTTGAAGCCAATCATCTTTTGTATTACTTACGTTATCTAGAGCCGAGTGCTATTAATTTACCTGTGAAATCAACAGAGAAAATTAGCAAAAAAGTAGTCAATGTAGCACTATGGTTACAGGATGAGATTGATGAAATAACTAGAAGTTTAAATTGGAGTTTTCCTTCCAGATTATCAGTTGCTAGCGTACAAGGATTTCGTTCGATAGCAGTCTTTGAAAATGCGATCGCGGAATTGAATCGTCGCGGTTTGGAAATTCCTCACCACGCACGCGGCTGCTGTCGCAAAATAATTCTTGCTAATCTTCATCTACAACTGTTAGCGGCAACTTGGCTTTTACCTCAACAAGATAATGATGCTCAAGAATGGTCGTTATTGTTATTATTAGCAATGCAGTCTGGTGTAAGTTTACCTAAAGGACTCAGATTACAAATTAGTGACCAAGATCGGGTGCTTTCCGATAAAATTTTAGAAAAAAATGATGATTACTTTTATCGGCGGTTAATTGGTAGTTACGATGACCAGTTTTCAGTTAAAATTACTTTCAATGGTTCAGAAGAAACTCTAGAGCCTTTGGTGTTTATCGATGGGATTACTAAAAAAAATTGACTCCCTGTAAAAAATAATTATTTCAGAGTATGAGTAATAAATAAATATGAACTTCTGTTCGGTCTATCAATTAAATATTTGGCGTACAGGACTAGATTGTAAATTTCTGCTGACTTGGGATGATAGACAGCAAATTTCGGCTGCACTTTCATATCCAGAAGAATTAGATAGACTTACAGAAACTTGGCAATATTCTTATTTAAAAGCTTATGAATCTACTCTCAGGGGGAGAGTAGAAGATGAATTTAGCTTTACCCCGTCATTTTCAGTTGATTGGAAAAATCGCACGGAGTCAGCCGAAAAAGAACTGTTGCAAAAATTTCAACGATGGTTGGGAAGTCAAGAATTACTACCAATTAGAGAAAAAATTCAAGGTGCAGTCGAGGAGAAAAAAGTAACGAAAAAGTTATGGAAAACTAATGATGACTGCATCGATTTATTAATTACTTGCGATTCTCCTGAGTTAACTAGATTACCTTGGGAAGCATGGAAAATTGCACCAAATGCAAAAATTCAGATATCTCGCACTCCGCTTAATGTAGGTAATGGAGCTGTTTTCGTTGAAAGACGAGGAAAACCGAGAATTTTAGTAATTATAGCAGCTACTTCAGAACTAAATGTAAATGAAGATCGGCGTGCAGTGCGATCGCTGAATAAAGTCGCCCAGGTCGAAGAAGTAAAATTTACACTGGGAGAGAATTTAGATAATTTTCGGCAAAAATTGGTTGAGAAACTAACCGATGAGATTGGTTGGGACATACTGATTTTTGCGGGACACAGCGATGAGACAATACACACTGGGGGAAGATTAGAACTTGCTCCGGGCGTTACTATTTCCCTCAGCGAAATTGAATTTCAGCTTATTCAAGCGATCGAGCGAGGGCTGAAAGTAGCGATTTTCAACTCTTGTTGCGGAACGAGTCTTGCGGAATACTCGATCGGGTTAGGATTGCATCAAGTAGTAGCTATGCGCGAGAAAATTAGCGATCGCGTTGCTCATGCTTTTCTCAAACAGTTTTGTCAAAGTCTTGCTATGCACAAAGATGTCCAACAGTCAATGCAAGCAGCTTGTGAATATTTTGAGAGAGAGAAAAGTGCTTATCCCTCTGCATATCTGATTCCGTCTCTATTTCGCCATCCCTCCGACAAAGCCAAACTCTTCCAGATTGAGCCGTTGGGTTTCCAGCGTTGGTGGCGAAATTGGAAACCAACCCGAAAAGAGGCGATCGCTCTTTCTACTGTTCTTTTGCTTAATTTGTTAGTACCTGTCCAAGATTTTCTCTTAGATTGGCGGATTCTCACCCAAGCTATCTATCGCGACTTCACCAGACAAACTGCACTAGAAACTCAGCCTCCAGTCACAATAATTGCCATCGATACTGAATCAATTGACAAAGCAAAAAAACAAATTTCACAATTTGAGTTTCTCGATCATATAGATCGTCGATATCTAGCGCAACTGATAAACAGACTTACTAACCTCAATGCGAAAATTATCGGCATTAATTATCTTTTGGACACAGAAGAAACTGGTAACGAACAACTTACCCAAGCACTCATATCAGCCCAAGTAAAAAATAACACTTGGTTCGTTTTTGCCAGCAAACAAGAAGAAGAATTATTTGCATTTCACAGATTAGTTAATTCCGAGAATTGGTATCAGAAAGGAGATGCAACCTTTTGGTTGTGGGATGTTGAGTTGCCTAAAGACCAAAAATGTCCTAAATCATGTCCTTTTGCTTATTTATTGGCACTTTCTTCTAAATTTCAACAAAACTCTTCTCTAAATCCTCTTATTCAACAAAATTTTCCAGAAGAAAACTTTAATTTATTTATCCAAGAAAATGACTTAAAAGTTAGTTTCAGGAAATCACCTTCTTTTTTTAATTGGCGTTCAATTATTGATTTCTCAATCCCACCCGAACAAGTTGCTGATAAAATTCCAGCTTGGCAGCTTCTAGAATCTAACTCAAGTAATCTAGAACAAATACAAAAAATTGAAAACCAAATTATTATTATTGCTGCTGATGCCTATGACCAGGTAGAAGACAGATATCAAATACCTCCAGCTATAAACTACTGGCGTTGTTATTCTTTAGCTCAAGTAAACTCATCAAATAAACCGAAAGAATGTCAAAAAAATCGTAAATATTTTACATCTGGAGAAGCTCATGCTTATATGATTTATCAATTCCTAGAACGTCGTCAAATATTTTTAATTCCTGACTTTTTATTAATCTTACTGGCTGCCACGTTAGGCAAATTTATGATAATATATTTTCAGGTAAACAGAAAAAAGAAAAAACAATTTTTATTTGGTGGACTAGGATTAACCTTCGTTTATATTTTTCTAGGAATAGAAATTCATACGTTAGGTTTAGTTGTTATTCCCTTGTTTTTTCCCATCGCAATTTTCTGGATTTACGTTTTCCCTCGATAAAGGACTAATTACTATGCAGACACTAAAAAATTACAAACTTTGGTTTTTAGGATTGACTTTAGTAACTATTAGCTTTCCTACTCTAGCGACAAATCTAGAAATTGATTCAATCAATCGCAAGAGTGTAATAACTAGCCAAAATAGCAACACCCCAAATGAGCAACAACTCGATAGACAAATTCTCCTTGAAATGTTAGGAAAACGACGAAAAGGCGAACCGCCAAGAGGAGATAATTTTTGTGCAATTGCACCTAACAAAGTCCATGATACTTTTAATCTTTCTTGGAGTGAAACTTGGAGTGAAAATCCTTTATTTATTTGGCGAGGTAATGCAAGTAAAATTGAGGTTTTTTCAGAAGATGATAGTTCAGAACCTATCTGGAGCCGCAACTTAACTTCTCAACAACAGCAGCAGCAAAGAATTTTTTATCAGGGAGAAGTAGAGTTAGAACCGGATAAGATTTTCTTTTTAGCAATTTATCCAAACGGACAAACTGAAATTTCTGCAAAAGACCGTATTCCCTTTACAATTATGCCAATAGACGAACAGCATAACAAAATAATGACTGACTTAGAATCTCTCATAACTGCTGAAGAAAAAATCTACTATTTGTTAGAAAAAAACCTTTATTGGGATGCAGTCAGAGAATTTGTTTTATCATCAGAAACAGAAGAAGAAATAGAGGATATCCGTAACAAATTGTGTAAAGAACAATCCAACAATTAAATTTGTTACCAAGGACTGCCAACTATTGTGAAAAAAGACCAAGAAGAAGGATGTTGAAGCTTTTCAGAGGTTAAACTACCGTTATTTTCGGGAATTTTCAAGCCTTCTGAAGGAAGTCCTGGTCCGAACAAATATCCATTTTCTAATTCTACTTCTCCATTTATCAATGCAAGTTGTGCTTGTCGTAGTGCTTCAGCTTTAATTGGAGCAGTTGTTAAGTTGTAGTAAAATTGCGTTATTAATGCGGCGGTTTTTACATCTGGAACTTCTATGAGACTAGCAACAACTGATTTTACACCAGCTTGGTGAGCTAAACCACCAAAACCTAATTCAGCATCTTCATTTCCTAATGCTGTTTCACAAGCACTTAATACCAACAATTCTGTGGGAGTTTTAGGATTACCTAATCCTAATTCACGAATTTCTGCTAATGTTAATTTTTGATTACCCCAAAATTGAATAAAAGAATCACTAGGAGGTCCATCCTGGAATTTCCCATGAGTTCCTAAATGAATAATTCCAAAACGTTTATTTTCGCGCAAGTTATTAATAGTAAATTTTTCATCAGACAACTTTTTCGTTTCTTGCCAAAAATTAGTAAGAAAAGACATTTCAGCCGTAACACCAGGTAAAGGTGTTTTAATTAAAGGAGATTTTGCTTGGTCAAAGTTTGAAGTTCCCATAACTAAAGCATCGAATTCATTAATGTCGCGGTAACGGGTATTAGTAAGGCTCATACTAGGCATTAAACCTATACTATATTTTTCAACTAAAAATTGTTGCCCATTATGAAGTGCAGCTAGTGGTAAGGAACGTAAATTTGTATCCATAATAAAAGCAATATTGGTAACTTCTTGTGCTTCTAAATGCTCTTCTATTGGTTTGATTAATAAGTCATAAAGTTCTTGAGCTTTAGGTAAATAACGATTGTTTGAAGCCGAAACGAGTGACCCAAAGTTACCAATTAGTCTTTCTAATTCCTTTCGTGTTATCTCAACTGGAACAAAAATAGGATTTCCTTGAGATGTAACTAAAACTATACTTAATTTTTCTTCAAATTTTATGTTTTCTTGTTCGTAGTTGGGAGCAATTTGTAAAAGTTGACCTTCATTAACTGTACCGTCAAGTTCAGCTTGATGATTAGAAGAAGAAAAAACGGGCTGAGGGTCGAAAACAGCGTAAACAAGTGCAGGTTTCTCACCTGTAAGCTTCTCAATTAAACCTAGTTCATTTTGGATTTCTTCGAGGCTTTTAATATCTACTTCGGCAAGCTCAGGATTTTGGCTTAAATATCTTTCATAAGCGCGAGTAAAGTATTCTTCTAAGGGGAAAGGTTCTTCTCGGTAAGCGTTAGGTAATTTTTCGGGAGATTCTTCGGAAAGAATGCCCTCAACGACAAATTGACTGAATTGAGGTGAGGTAATTAAACTGATATTTTCTTGGGTATAAGGTCCGGGAAAAGAACGAAATGAGAGGATAGAATTATCACTACCTGTACTAATTGCGCCTGCGGTACCGTTGATAGTTGCGTCGCCAACATCAAAGGGAACAAATCTTGCGCCGCCGTCGTGACGAATTGTAACTGAACCTGTTCCTGCGCCTCCCGCCGTGGAGATACTGACTTGTAAGTTATTTTGGTCGGTAAATGTTCCTGTAGCCCGGAAGAAAGCTTGGGTGGTGATATCGACATCTCCTCCGCTACCGTTAGTACCGCCTTGGGCGTTAATTGCGGTTACTTCAATATCGTTGATGGGGTCGAGAGTAATGTTACCACCGTCGCCGATGGTTGCACTAGAATTAAGTAATCCGGCGTTAATACTAATTAAGGCTTCTACGGTAATGTTACCGCCACTGCTGACACCGGAAGTATTTAAGTCGTTGCTAGTGACGGTTCCAGTTGCAGTTGATAAGCTGATGTTACCGCCGTTATCTGTGGTTGAGGAAGCATCTAAGTTACCAACATTAATGTTACCTGTGTCGCTGGAGAGATTGATTTGACCGCCGTTGCTGGTAATATTTTCGGTAACTATATTGGCTTGGGTGGCGAGTTCGACACCCGCAGGTGCGGTGGTGGTAATATCTCCTTGTAAGAGAATGTCTTCGATACCAGAGGTATAGAATAAACTACCGGCTTCAATTGTTGAATTGGAGGTTAGTTGTGTAGCGCTAGAGATAATAATATCACCTAGTTCTTGTTCTAATCCTACTGGATTATTGAAGCTAATTTTGCCTTCTCCGGCGCTTAGAGTGAGGTTGTTTGTTTCTCCGGTTTCGCTGTTTAAGTCAGAATTGAAGTTGATATCTCCTTCACCTATACCTGTGTTGAAAATTGTATCTCCGGTTAAGGTGACTGGGGCGTTATATTCTTGGTTACTATTATCGGTAATTATGCCTCCAGCGATGAAAATGTTTGCTGCGGAGTCGATGGTTAAGTCTGCTAAAGGACTATTTTCACCGACTATTTGTTGAAAGTTTATATTTCCCGTACCTGCACTTAATCTTAGTTGTTGGGTTCCGTCGATTGTACCAGCAAAAATAATATCTCCTGCTTGAGTATTTGTGGAAATTTCTACATCTGTCTCTAGGAAGAGATTGCCACCGAAGGTAATATTTTCGTTTGCTGTTGTTACATTGGAGTTTAGGTTAATTGTCGGACTTAAAAGGGTAATTGAGCTATTATTAAGACCTGTAATTTCCCCGCT
It includes:
- a CDS encoding DUF1822 family protein, which produces MSKLFNEISQLRTFLPEVIPLEAEDYEQAINKSETGENEESQWQIYTHVLATLAFVRWLKERFGKGSVDNCSIFQPEKAKTLEAVYNLQVGEFKLCLILAENILNEEMILLPKLVIDDFDMAAHFYVVMAIDEEHEEAIVKGSIDYQKLIDYWHKKIIITDNDYYHLPLNLLDFEANHLLYYLRYLEPSAINLPVKSTEKISKKVVNVALWLQDEIDEITRSLNWSFPSRLSVASVQGFRSIAVFENAIAELNRRGLEIPHHARGCCRKIILANLHLQLLAATWLLPQQDNDAQEWSLLLLLAMQSGVSLPKGLRLQISDQDRVLSDKILEKNDDYFYRRLIGSYDDQFSVKITFNGSEETLEPLVFIDGITKKN
- a CDS encoding CHASE2 domain-containing protein, translated to MNFCSVYQLNIWRTGLDCKFLLTWDDRQQISAALSYPEELDRLTETWQYSYLKAYESTLRGRVEDEFSFTPSFSVDWKNRTESAEKELLQKFQRWLGSQELLPIREKIQGAVEEKKVTKKLWKTNDDCIDLLITCDSPELTRLPWEAWKIAPNAKIQISRTPLNVGNGAVFVERRGKPRILVIIAATSELNVNEDRRAVRSLNKVAQVEEVKFTLGENLDNFRQKLVEKLTDEIGWDILIFAGHSDETIHTGGRLELAPGVTISLSEIEFQLIQAIERGLKVAIFNSCCGTSLAEYSIGLGLHQVVAMREKISDRVAHAFLKQFCQSLAMHKDVQQSMQAACEYFEREKSAYPSAYLIPSLFRHPSDKAKLFQIEPLGFQRWWRNWKPTRKEAIALSTVLLLNLLVPVQDFLLDWRILTQAIYRDFTRQTALETQPPVTIIAIDTESIDKAKKQISQFEFLDHIDRRYLAQLINRLTNLNAKIIGINYLLDTEETGNEQLTQALISAQVKNNTWFVFASKQEEELFAFHRLVNSENWYQKGDATFWLWDVELPKDQKCPKSCPFAYLLALSSKFQQNSSLNPLIQQNFPEENFNLFIQENDLKVSFRKSPSFFNWRSIIDFSIPPEQVADKIPAWQLLESNSSNLEQIQKIENQIIIIAADAYDQVEDRYQIPPAINYWRCYSLAQVNSSNKPKECQKNRKYFTSGEAHAYMIYQFLERRQIFLIPDFLLILLAATLGKFMIIYFQVNRKKKKQFLFGGLGLTFVYIFLGIEIHTLGLVVIPLFFPIAIFWIYVFPR